One stretch of Saccharomonospora xinjiangensis XJ-54 DNA includes these proteins:
- a CDS encoding metallophosphoesterase family protein has protein sequence MRVHVVSDVHGNAEALARAGEGADALIVLGDLLDFIDYHDHGSGIFGRLFGADNVSAFARLRREGTRSEIGAFVRSLWASLDDPAAAVDEAVREQYAELFPAMTAPTYAIPGNVDAPALWPEYAAEGLHLVDGLVTEIGGLRFGFVGGSLLPDGAVPTSNAVWRPHLLSRVEFDDRVARLRDIDVLCSHIPPSVPELIFDVVSRRLEAGSRSLLDLVRSEQPRWSLFGHVHQPLSKGARVGRTECRNVGHFQRTATPYVLRW, from the coding sequence GTGCGGGTACATGTCGTTTCCGACGTGCACGGCAACGCCGAGGCGCTGGCGAGGGCGGGCGAGGGAGCCGATGCGCTGATCGTGCTCGGTGACCTGCTGGACTTCATCGACTATCACGATCACGGCAGTGGGATCTTCGGCCGTCTCTTCGGCGCGGACAACGTCAGTGCCTTCGCCAGGCTGCGCAGGGAGGGAACCCGCTCCGAGATCGGCGCTTTCGTGCGGTCGTTGTGGGCGAGCCTCGACGATCCGGCGGCCGCCGTGGACGAGGCGGTGCGCGAGCAGTACGCCGAGCTCTTCCCCGCGATGACCGCGCCCACCTACGCCATCCCCGGCAACGTTGACGCGCCCGCGCTGTGGCCCGAGTACGCCGCCGAGGGCCTGCACCTCGTGGACGGCCTCGTGACGGAGATCGGGGGGCTGCGGTTCGGGTTCGTCGGCGGCTCCCTCCTGCCGGACGGCGCGGTGCCGACGTCGAACGCGGTCTGGCGGCCCCACCTGCTGTCCAGGGTGGAGTTCGACGACCGGGTCGCGCGGCTGCGCGACATCGACGTGTTGTGCAGCCACATCCCACCCTCGGTTCCGGAGCTGATTTTCGACGTGGTGTCGCGCCGGTTGGAGGCCGGATCGCGGTCGCTGCTCGACCTCGTCAGGTCGGAGCAGCCGAGGTGGTCGCTGTTCGGGCACGTCCACCAGCCACTGTCGAAAGGGGCGAGAGTCGGCCGCACCGAATGCCGCAACGTCGGCCACTTCCAGCGGACGGCCACCCCGTACGTGCTGCGCTGGTGA
- a CDS encoding SRPBCC family protein, protein MAEQSTQSIEIEAAPAAIMAVIADLPAYPEWAKAVRETEVLATDDEGRAAEVRFTLDSGPVKDVYTLAYDWADDGLSVSWHLVKGQMQKAQRGRYLLEPVGSERTRVTYTLSVELALPMIGLLRRKAEKMIMDTALRELKRRVEGRG, encoded by the coding sequence ATGGCGGAGCAGTCCACGCAGTCCATCGAGATCGAGGCCGCCCCGGCCGCCATCATGGCGGTCATCGCCGACCTTCCGGCGTATCCGGAGTGGGCGAAAGCCGTGCGCGAGACCGAGGTTCTCGCCACGGACGACGAGGGGAGAGCCGCCGAGGTCCGGTTCACCCTCGACTCGGGTCCGGTCAAGGACGTCTACACCCTGGCCTACGACTGGGCCGACGACGGCCTCTCGGTGAGCTGGCACCTGGTGAAGGGGCAGATGCAGAAGGCCCAGCGGGGTCGCTACCTGCTGGAGCCCGTCGGGTCCGAGCGAACGCGCGTGACCTACACGCTGTCGGTGGAGCTGGCACTGCCCATGATCGGCCTGTTGCGCCGCAAGGCCGAAAAAATGATCATGGACACGGCGCTGCGGGAACTCAAGCGCCGGGTGGAGGGCCGGGGCTGA
- a CDS encoding ArsA family ATPase, with translation MRVLLFTGKGGVGKTTLAAATGACLARRGRKTLVVSTDPAHSLADAVGSPLGDEPSEVGSFLYGAQIDARTLVDDTWETLRHELTTALSGLGLDALDAEELTVLPGVDELLSLGQVRRLADEGPWENIVVDCGPTAETLRLLALPEAVAGYLRRLPAWRSVTRVARSVDRFAAHVESLRALLTDHETTTVRLVLTPERVVAAETRRTLTALALRGIAVDGVVVNRLMPSPGWWRGAAASWLRTRRAQQEQVIEELRDGGLTGRTLRTVEHRAVEPVGMEALLEIADELYGKASPLVGDVGAAPLLETVEAESGVYLRIVLPLAKDSTVRLARVDDDLAVTVDGFRRLVALPESLRPYTLTGAESDARGLLVHLESPL, from the coding sequence GTGCGGGTTCTGCTGTTCACCGGGAAGGGCGGCGTCGGCAAGACCACGCTCGCCGCCGCCACCGGAGCGTGTCTCGCCCGACGTGGCCGCAAGACCCTCGTGGTCTCCACCGACCCGGCCCATTCGCTCGCCGACGCCGTCGGCAGCCCCCTCGGGGACGAGCCATCCGAAGTGGGCAGCTTCCTGTACGGCGCGCAGATCGACGCGAGGACACTCGTCGATGACACGTGGGAGACGCTGCGCCACGAACTCACCACGGCGCTGTCGGGCCTTGGGCTCGACGCGCTCGACGCGGAGGAACTCACCGTGCTGCCCGGCGTGGACGAGCTGCTCTCGCTCGGGCAGGTGCGGCGGCTCGCTGACGAAGGGCCGTGGGAGAACATCGTCGTGGATTGCGGGCCCACGGCGGAGACACTGCGGTTGCTCGCGCTGCCCGAAGCCGTCGCCGGATATCTCAGGCGGTTGCCGGCGTGGAGGTCCGTGACCAGGGTGGCCCGCTCGGTGGATCGCTTCGCGGCTCACGTCGAGTCGCTGCGGGCGTTACTCACCGACCACGAGACCACCACGGTCCGCCTCGTGCTCACGCCCGAGCGCGTCGTCGCGGCCGAGACCCGGCGCACACTCACAGCACTGGCCCTGCGGGGGATCGCGGTGGACGGCGTGGTGGTCAACCGGCTGATGCCCTCGCCGGGATGGTGGCGCGGAGCGGCCGCCTCGTGGCTTCGTACCCGGCGAGCACAGCAGGAGCAGGTGATCGAGGAACTTCGGGATGGCGGGCTCACCGGCCGGACACTGCGGACGGTCGAGCACCGCGCGGTCGAACCCGTCGGAATGGAGGCCCTGCTGGAGATCGCGGACGAACTCTACGGAAAGGCCAGTCCGCTGGTCGGTGACGTAGGAGCCGCGCCACTGCTGGAGACAGTCGAGGCGGAGAGCGGGGTGTACTTGCGGATCGTGCTGCCGCTGGCGAAGGACTCCACCGTGCGGCTCGCACGGGTGGACGACGATCTCGCCGTCACGGTGGACGGCTTCCGCAGGCTCGTCGCGCTCCCGGAGTCGTTGCGTCCCTACACCCTCACCGGCGCGGAGTCCGACGCCCGTGGACTGCTGGTGCACCTGGAGAGTCCGTTATGA
- a CDS encoding ROK family protein encodes MLTIGVDVGGTSVRAGVVDEAGCVVDFSRVATPGAEDALEDAIATVVAELRGRHVVDAVGLAVAGFVRPDRRSVLFAPHLPWRAAPVADRMATRLSLPVTLEHDANAAAVGEHRFGAARGANVALLLAIGTGIGAGLLLGGEIFRGSHGVAPELGHLRVVPDGRPCPCGRHGCWERYCSGTALAATAVELLARHPSRSTVLRRDLADPAVVSGRRVAHAAREGDPVALEAFAELARWLGEGLAIVADVYDPEVIVLAGGVAESAPLFADEARDHYARVLTGAGHRPLARIRTSQLGDATAIVGAATLARERKS; translated from the coding sequence ATGCTCACGATCGGGGTTGACGTCGGCGGCACCAGCGTGCGCGCCGGTGTCGTCGATGAAGCCGGTTGTGTCGTGGACTTCTCCAGGGTGGCGACGCCGGGTGCCGAGGACGCCCTTGAAGACGCGATCGCCACGGTGGTCGCCGAACTGCGTGGCCGCCACGTGGTGGATGCCGTCGGGCTCGCCGTGGCCGGGTTCGTCCGGCCCGATCGGCGGTCGGTGCTGTTCGCGCCGCATCTGCCGTGGCGGGCCGCGCCCGTGGCCGACCGCATGGCGACGCGCCTCAGCCTTCCCGTGACGCTGGAACACGATGCCAACGCCGCTGCGGTCGGTGAACACCGGTTCGGTGCGGCGCGGGGCGCGAATGTCGCGCTGCTGCTCGCGATCGGCACCGGAATCGGTGCGGGGCTGCTGCTCGGCGGAGAGATCTTCCGGGGCTCGCACGGGGTCGCTCCTGAACTGGGGCACCTCCGAGTCGTGCCGGACGGCAGGCCCTGCCCCTGTGGAAGGCACGGCTGCTGGGAAAGGTATTGCAGCGGGACCGCGCTCGCGGCCACGGCTGTCGAGCTGCTGGCCCGGCATCCTTCTCGCTCCACCGTGCTGAGGCGCGACCTCGCCGACCCCGCGGTCGTCAGCGGGCGCCGTGTCGCCCATGCCGCGCGTGAGGGCGACCCCGTGGCGCTGGAGGCGTTCGCCGAGCTGGCGCGATGGCTCGGCGAGGGACTGGCGATCGTCGCCGACGTCTACGATCCCGAGGTCATCGTCCTCGCAGGCGGGGTGGCGGAATCGGCGCCGTTGTTCGCGGACGAGGCGAGAGACCACTACGCCAGGGTGCTCACCGGCGCCGGTCATCGCCCGCTCGCCCGCATCCGCACGTCCCAGCTCGGCGACGCGACGGCGATCGTCGGGGCGGCCACTCTCGCCCGCGAGCGGAAGTCCTGA
- a CDS encoding NUDIX domain-containing protein, producing MLVGESEGFVQCSCGRQHWGPHGAAGLLLTDPRRGVLLQHRAGWTHHGSTWALPGGAVLPGETPAEAATRETEEETTVAPEAVRVLSSSVEDHGTWRYTTVLAAVRHEVEPRIANTESTALHWVRPDEVETYELHRDFAAAWPALRRQLGRQLVLVVDAANVVGARPDGWWHDRAGATERLRDRLAVLAGRGVGATSVGLDHGVRWFWWPRIVLVTEGRARGVGALEDVEVVAAPGDGDDTVVETVARLRASGSRDHVVVATADRDLRGRVGELGSTLLGPAELWRILDRTAPVGQW from the coding sequence ATGCTGGTGGGTGAGAGCGAGGGTTTCGTCCAGTGTTCCTGCGGGCGGCAGCACTGGGGGCCGCACGGAGCGGCGGGGCTGCTCCTGACCGACCCTCGGCGCGGAGTGCTCCTGCAACACAGGGCGGGCTGGACGCACCACGGCAGCACGTGGGCCCTGCCGGGCGGCGCTGTGCTGCCGGGGGAGACTCCTGCCGAGGCCGCGACGAGGGAGACCGAGGAGGAGACCACCGTTGCTCCCGAGGCTGTCCGGGTTCTGTCGTCCTCGGTCGAGGACCACGGCACCTGGCGCTACACCACCGTGCTGGCCGCCGTGCGCCACGAGGTGGAGCCACGCATCGCGAACACGGAGAGCACGGCGCTGCACTGGGTGCGGCCGGACGAGGTGGAGACGTACGAACTGCACCGGGATTTCGCCGCGGCCTGGCCCGCGTTGCGGCGCCAGCTCGGCAGGCAACTCGTACTCGTCGTGGACGCGGCGAACGTCGTCGGTGCCAGGCCGGACGGCTGGTGGCACGACAGGGCAGGCGCCACCGAACGGTTGAGGGACCGGCTGGCCGTTCTCGCGGGAAGGGGAGTCGGCGCGACCAGCGTGGGCCTCGACCACGGTGTGCGGTGGTTCTGGTGGCCACGGATCGTGCTGGTGACCGAGGGAAGGGCGCGCGGTGTCGGGGCGCTGGAGGACGTCGAGGTCGTCGCGGCGCCCGGCGACGGTGACGACACCGTGGTGGAGACGGTGGCCCGGCTACGCGCGAGTGGCTCGCGTGACCACGTCGTCGTGGCCACGGCTGACCGCGATCTGCGCGGGCGCGTCGGTGAACTCGGCTCCACGCTGCTGGGTCCTGCCGAACTGTGGAGAATCCTCGACCGGACAGCACCCGTGGGGCAGTGGTAG
- a CDS encoding alpha/beta hydrolase has product MPVLAGAEPFVHDTSSEVGVLLCHGFTSTPATMRPWGEHLAEAGYTVRCPLLPGHGTTWQDCNRTRWPDWYACLRREFAELSRRCPRVFVFGLSMGGTLALRLAEDLGDAISGLVLVNPSVLTRRLDAKLATLLADVLPSAKGLAGDIARPGVVELAYDRTPVRALASLSRLWRLTRRDLPSVTQPLLLAHSAIDHVVEPVNAAVVAANVRSGDLREVVLHNSYHVATLDNDAPLLFRSSVEFVESVRQVGAR; this is encoded by the coding sequence ATGCCCGTTCTCGCCGGCGCTGAACCCTTTGTCCACGACACCTCCTCCGAGGTCGGCGTGCTGCTGTGTCACGGCTTCACAAGCACGCCTGCCACCATGCGCCCCTGGGGCGAGCACCTGGCGGAGGCCGGGTACACGGTGCGGTGCCCGCTGTTACCGGGCCACGGCACCACGTGGCAGGACTGCAACCGCACCCGCTGGCCGGACTGGTACGCCTGCCTGAGGCGGGAGTTCGCGGAGTTGTCGCGGCGATGCCCTCGCGTGTTCGTCTTCGGCCTTTCGATGGGCGGGACGCTCGCGTTGCGCCTCGCCGAGGACCTCGGCGACGCGATCAGCGGACTCGTGCTGGTCAACCCCTCCGTCCTGACCCGAAGACTCGACGCCAAACTCGCCACCCTGCTCGCCGATGTGCTGCCGTCGGCGAAGGGGCTGGCAGGCGACATCGCCCGCCCCGGTGTCGTCGAACTCGCCTACGACCGCACCCCGGTGCGGGCGCTGGCGAGCCTGTCGAGACTGTGGCGGCTGACAAGGCGAGACCTGCCGAGCGTCACCCAGCCTCTGCTGCTCGCCCATTCCGCCATCGACCACGTCGTGGAACCCGTCAACGCCGCCGTTGTGGCCGCGAATGTGCGTAGCGGGGACCTGCGCGAGGTAGTGCTCCACAACAGCTACCACGTCGCCACACTCGACAACGACGCACCGTTGCTCTTCCGGAGCAGTGTGGAGTTCGTCGAGTCCGTCAGACAGGTTGGTGCCCGATGA
- a CDS encoding lysophospholipid acyltransferase family protein — MLYWLMKYVLLGPFLRLLWPTRVTGIENIPAEGGAILASNHLAVADSFFMPNRVPRRVTFPAKQEYFTEPGVKGKLKKWFFTGAGQFPIDRSGGTAAQAAIDTAVRLLREGHLLGIYPEGTRSPDGRLYKGKTGVARIALEARVPVIPVAMVGTEKVNPIGSKMWWPRRLEIHFGEPLDFSRYEGLAGDRFVERSITDEIMYALMELSGQEYVDIYAAKAKELIAAEKAGLRPAVPAQAEARDVARLPESKAG; from the coding sequence GTGCTGTATTGGCTGATGAAGTATGTGCTGCTGGGTCCGTTCCTGCGGCTGCTCTGGCCGACGAGGGTGACGGGGATCGAGAACATTCCCGCCGAGGGCGGTGCCATCCTCGCCAGCAACCACCTTGCTGTCGCTGACTCCTTCTTCATGCCCAACCGCGTCCCGCGCAGGGTGACCTTCCCCGCCAAACAGGAGTACTTCACCGAGCCAGGGGTCAAGGGCAAGCTCAAGAAGTGGTTCTTCACCGGAGCGGGGCAGTTCCCCATCGACCGCTCCGGCGGCACGGCCGCGCAGGCGGCGATCGACACCGCTGTCCGGCTCTTGAGGGAGGGCCACCTGCTCGGCATCTACCCCGAGGGCACGCGCTCGCCGGACGGGCGTCTCTACAAGGGCAAGACCGGCGTGGCGAGGATCGCGCTGGAGGCCAGGGTGCCGGTCATCCCCGTGGCGATGGTGGGCACGGAGAAGGTCAATCCCATCGGTTCGAAGATGTGGTGGCCGAGGAGGCTGGAGATCCATTTCGGCGAGCCGCTGGACTTCTCCCGTTACGAGGGTCTCGCCGGCGACCGGTTCGTCGAGCGCTCCATCACCGACGAGATCATGTACGCGCTCATGGAGCTGTCCGGCCAGGAGTACGTGGACATCTACGCGGCGAAGGCCAAGGAACTCATCGCGGCAGAGAAGGCGGGGTTGCGTCCGGCCGTTCCGGCACAGGCCGAAGCTCGCGACGTGGCACGGCTTCCCGAGTCGAAGGCCGGTTGA
- a CDS encoding polyadenylate-specific 3'-exoribonuclease AS codes for MRFFYDTEFIEDGKTIELVSIGVVDESGREFYAVSTEFDEGKAGPWVREHVLTKLPSPGDRAWRSRERIRADLLDFLGRPRDGIELWAWYAAYDHVALAQLWGPMPSLPRQLPRFTRDLRQRWDDVGRPKLPSPPDDAHDALADARHNLRRWRVIEQARQELTRLRGFPVA; via the coding sequence GTGCGGTTCTTCTACGACACCGAATTCATCGAGGACGGCAAGACCATCGAACTCGTGTCGATCGGTGTCGTTGACGAGTCGGGACGCGAGTTCTACGCGGTGTCCACCGAGTTCGACGAGGGCAAGGCCGGGCCGTGGGTCCGGGAACATGTGCTGACCAAGCTCCCCTCACCCGGCGATCGAGCGTGGCGAAGCCGCGAGCGGATCCGCGCCGATCTTCTCGACTTCCTCGGACGCCCACGCGACGGCATCGAGTTGTGGGCCTGGTACGCCGCCTACGACCACGTGGCGCTGGCGCAGCTGTGGGGACCGATGCCATCGCTTCCCCGGCAACTGCCCCGGTTCACCCGCGACCTGCGCCAGCGCTGGGACGACGTCGGGCGGCCGAAACTGCCGTCACCGCCCGACGACGCCCATGACGCGCTCGCCGACGCCCGCCACAACCTCCGGCGATGGCGGGTCATCGAGCAGGCTCGCCAGGAACTCACCCGCCTGCGGGGTTTCCCGGTGGCCTGA
- a CDS encoding 3-deoxy-7-phosphoheptulonate synthase, translated as MPNNATSSTHGPTDETQDIDPLTALDNRRTVRVSPLLSPALLRAEHPIDPGVAKTVTLGRRDTVDILEGRDDRLLVVVGPCSVHDPGAALHYARLLSEHAERVRDEVCVVMRVYFEKPRTTLGWKGLINDPDLDGTYAVNKGLRLARQLLLDISALGLPVGCEFLDPITPQYIADIVTWGSIGARTAASQVHRQLCSALSMPVGIKNSTEGDVQVAVDAVRAASAGHVFPGINADGLAALVTTTGNPDCHVILRGGSAGPNHDERTVADTLTRLRAAGLPERLVVDASHGNSRKDHVRQAAVVTELAGRIAGGEPGIVGLMMESFLEAGRQDLTLGRRDELDYGRSITDACLDWTTTASLLDELAAAVRARRRLRENR; from the coding sequence ATGCCGAACAACGCCACCTCCTCCACTCACGGCCCCACCGATGAGACGCAGGACATCGATCCGCTGACCGCACTGGACAACCGGCGCACGGTGCGGGTCAGTCCGCTGCTCTCGCCCGCACTCCTGCGCGCCGAACACCCCATCGATCCCGGAGTGGCGAAGACCGTCACCCTCGGCAGGCGCGACACCGTGGACATCCTCGAAGGTCGCGACGATCGCCTGCTCGTGGTGGTCGGTCCGTGCTCGGTGCACGATCCCGGAGCCGCGCTCCACTACGCCCGTCTGCTGTCCGAGCACGCGGAGCGAGTCCGCGACGAGGTGTGCGTCGTCATGCGGGTCTACTTCGAGAAGCCGAGGACCACGCTGGGCTGGAAGGGCCTGATCAACGACCCCGACCTCGACGGCACCTACGCCGTCAACAAGGGACTGCGACTGGCTCGGCAACTCCTGCTGGACATCTCCGCGCTCGGGTTGCCCGTCGGCTGCGAGTTCCTCGACCCGATCACCCCTCAGTACATCGCGGACATCGTCACCTGGGGATCGATCGGCGCCAGGACGGCGGCCAGCCAGGTGCACCGGCAGTTGTGCAGCGCGCTGTCCATGCCCGTGGGCATCAAGAACTCCACCGAGGGTGACGTGCAGGTCGCGGTGGACGCCGTGCGGGCTGCCTCGGCAGGTCACGTGTTCCCCGGCATCAACGCCGACGGGCTCGCCGCGCTGGTGACCACGACCGGCAACCCGGACTGTCATGTCATCCTCCGCGGCGGTTCGGCGGGCCCGAACCACGATGAGCGAACCGTGGCGGACACGCTCACCCGGCTCCGCGCGGCAGGCCTGCCGGAGCGGCTTGTGGTGGACGCGAGCCACGGCAACAGCCGCAAGGACCACGTGCGCCAGGCCGCCGTCGTCACCGAACTCGCCGGACGGATCGCTGGGGGAGAACCCGGCATCGTGGGACTGATGATGGAGAGCTTCCTGGAAGCGGGGCGCCAGGACCTCACGCTCGGAAGGCGGGACGAGCTGGACTACGGGCGTAGTATCACCGACGCCTGCCTTGACTGGACCACCACGGCGAGCTTGCTCGACGAGCTCGCGGCGGCCGTGCGAGCCCGAAGGCGGCTGCGCGAGAACCGGTGA